From a single Canis aureus isolate CA01 chromosome 5, VMU_Caureus_v.1.0, whole genome shotgun sequence genomic region:
- the TRNP1 gene encoding TMF-regulated nuclear protein 1 — MPGCRISACGPGAQEGTAEPGSPPPPPRELLSSPQPPPPTPTLTPTPAQVSSPADAAPADGQELQRWRQGANGGAGGTGPAGGAAAAAGAGGRALELAEARRRLLEVEGRRRLVSELESRVLQLHRVFLAAELRLAHRAESLGRLSGGVAQAELYLAAHGSRLKKGQRRGRRGRPPALLASALGLGGCVPWGAGRLRRGHGPEPDSPFRRSPPRGPASPQR; from the coding sequence atgcCGGGCTGCCGCATCAGCGCCTGCGGCCCGGGGGCCCAGGAAGGGACCGCGGAACCcgggtccccgccgccgccgccccgggagcTCCTGTCGTCCCCTCAGCCCCCGCCCCCAACTCCGACCTTGACTCCGACCCCGGCTCAGGTCTCGTCGCCGGCCGACGCGGCCCCGGCGGACGGGCAGGAGCTGCAGCGCTGGCGCCAGGGCGCTAACGGGGGCGCCGGGGGCACCGGGCCGGCAgggggcgcggcggccgcggcgggggcggggggccgcgcGCTGGAGCTGGCCGAAGCGCGGCGGCGACTGCTGGAGGTGGAGGGCCGCCGGCGCCTGGTGTCGGAGCTGGAGAGCCGGGTGCTGCAGCTGCACCGCGTCTTCCTGGCGGCCGAGCTGCGCCTCGCGCACCGCGCCGAGAGCCTGGGCCGCCTCAGCGGCGGCGTGGCGCAGGCCGAGCTCTACCTGGCGGCGCACGGCTCGCGCCTCAAGAAGGGCcagcgccgcggccgccgcggccgcccgcccgcgctGCTCGCCTCGGCCCTGGGCCTGGGTGGCTGCGTGCCCTGGGGCGCCGGGCGCCTGCGGCGGGGCCACGGCCCGGAACCCGACTCGCCCTTCCGCCGCagcccgccccgcggccccgcctccccccagCGCTGA